GCATTACCTCCTTCTTTCCGGATTGTGCAGGTGCAATAAAATGGTTGGATTCACTCTTGATGCTAGGATTCATGCTTCCTCCAATTGCATATTGTTCCCAACCCAGGTAAAGATTGTTAGCTACATGTGCATATCCATGGCGAACCCTGCATTATTTCCAATGATTTATATATCAGTGTAAAATCTTGAATACACGATTCATGATTCAGACTGCATGCGGACATGTGTTTAGTTAGAAATACAGAGACATTAATCCGTTTCTTAGACAGCTTTAAAGTCAATTTCTAtcattttaaaacaagaaagacaGTCTCTATCCTCATCTCTGTCTCTTCTATCTAAGATAATATTAACCAAATGCCAGAAATTGTGGGATTTAATTAGGCATTATTAATTACCTTGGCATTCTTTGGTTGCAATTAGGACCAAAATGATTGAATGCAACCGTGACCTTCATGTTCTTGTCTCTCAAATACCCATCATCATGTCCAAGAAGCATAACCTTGTCTTGGTCTCTAAACCAATtgttagagacagtaacaaatGTAGATCCACGAGTGACATCAAGAAGGCCATCCTGGCACGAGTATAATGTATTGTGGTCTATCCAAACCTTAGATGCAGTGACCAGCCTTATGGCATCACCATCCATCTGACCTAACGGCATTAGTTTCCCATCCGGTCCCATGACTGAGCTAGGTCCCTGTGCCTTGCAATGGTGAATCTTTAGGCCATGGATGATCACGTCGGTTGCCTAGACAAACAACATTGATGTTTTAGACAGAGCATGCACTGCCTATATAATCAGAAATATTGGCAACTAGAGAAATTCAATTAACGTACCTTGTACACCACGAGGCATCCGATGCCTTCAATGCTGACATCAACGCCACGACCATCAATGGCAGTATGGCTGCTAATAAGAAGAGGTTTCTCAAGTTTAATGTCCATGTTCTTCTCAAAAGTGATCCAGACTTTTCCTGTGATCATGGTAGCTCCATATCTTAATGTCCCTTGTCTGGGATTCACAGGGTCGTCACTAGGATCGGTGACCTTATACCATAAAACATTTTTCCCAACATTGTTGGTCATTTTCCCTGCAAACCCCACAGAGCAAGTAGCCAGATGTTGTCGGCTTCTCTGCCAATTCGGATTCATTCTCCAGCATTGATCAATGACATTCATTTTGCTGGCCCCATGACAAGCATTAGGAATGAAGGAAAGGATGCAAATGGAaagaagaacaacaaagagccTGAAGACAGCCATGATCGATGATAGAGTAGAATAGAGATTAAATTTGCAATGTAAGAGTTGGGGAATGGTGGAGATATTTATATAGGATCAAGAGGAGCTAAACAATGATGCAGGCGGGTGTAGTTTGATCAGTTGGTTACAACAGATTGGCTGCAGTGAGAGCTGATTTGCTGTATTTGTAACTAAATCTAACTTGAAACCTAATGTATTACAAGTGTTGTCGTCCTAAAAATAGAGATTGCAATAAAATCTCCATTATTTTGTGCACTGTTTGGGCTTGCATGGTTGTTTATCCTCCATTATGTTAGGACTTGAATTTAGCATCCTTAATTGTAGCCACTTGTCACACCCTCTTCCcacttttttagaatttgaaaaatGCAAGATTATCCAGTGTGCTATAAACCTTGCCTGTAATCATTGTATTAAAACTTGCATATGTTCAACAGCTTGACCTGGAATATGGAGGGTATGAACCGGTCttgattgaagaagaaaaaaacgaaaacttgctaacttgataaaaaaaaaaaaaccttgtgtTGATTTATTAACCCGATTGATCAAGCTTTTACCTAGTTAAAACTTAATCAttaactcaataatttttttaaataaaaattgttttggtcaaaatgattttattttaatttttattaaaaaaaaaattaaaattgacccTTCCAATTTATTGTGACTAGGGGCATGTCTCaagtttggttttctttttattttatttttaatgtgaatgtttgagttaatttgtatgtattttgattaattccacgtgttttgaaattaacgactatgtaagtTTCTAGTGGCCTTAAAATTTATGGGATTTGAATTAATGACCTTTagggaacaattttttttttttttggaggtaTATAT
This genomic interval from Populus alba chromosome 1, ASM523922v2, whole genome shotgun sequence contains the following:
- the LOC118027916 gene encoding pectate lyase — its product is MNVIDQCWRMNPNWQRSRQHLATCSVGFAGKMTNNVGKNVLWYKVTDPSDDPVNPRQGTLRYGATMITGKVWITFEKNMDIKLEKPLLISSHTAIDGRGVDVSIEGIGCLVVYKATDVIIHGLKIHHCKAQGPSSVMGPDGKLMPLGQMDGDAIRLVTASKVWIDHNTLYSCQDGLLDVTRGSTFVTVSNNWFRDQDKVMLLGHDDGYLRDKNMKVTVAFNHFGPNCNQRMPRVRHGYAHVANNLYLGWEQYAIGGSMNPSIKSESNHFIAPAQSGKKEVTWRNTEMGAKGKPWNFYSVGDMFTNGASFVQTGRRGTAKPNYNKEQKFKVGSANSVQSMTSSAGALTCTRTLTC